In a genomic window of Streptococcus mitis NCTC 12261:
- the rpsE gene encoding 30S ribosomal protein S5: MAFKDNAVELEERVVAVNRVTKVVKGGRRLRFAALVVVGDHNGRVGFGTGKAQEVPEAIRKAVDDAKKNLIEVPMVGTTIPHEVLSEFGGAKVLLKPAVEGSGVAAGGAVRAVVELAGVADITSKSLGSNTPINIVRATVEGLKQLKRAEEVAALRGISVSDLA; the protein is encoded by the coding sequence ATGGCATTTAAAGACAATGCAGTTGAATTAGAAGAACGCGTAGTTGCTGTCAACCGTGTTACAAAAGTTGTTAAAGGTGGACGTCGTCTTCGTTTCGCAGCTCTTGTTGTTGTTGGTGACCACAACGGTCGCGTAGGATTTGGTACTGGTAAAGCTCAAGAAGTTCCAGAAGCAATCCGTAAAGCAGTAGATGATGCTAAGAAAAACTTGATCGAAGTTCCTATGGTTGGAACAACAATCCCACACGAAGTTCTTTCAGAATTCGGTGGAGCTAAAGTATTGTTGAAACCTGCTGTAGAAGGTTCTGGAGTTGCCGCTGGTGGTGCAGTTCGTGCCGTTGTGGAATTGGCAGGTGTGGCAGATATTACATCTAAATCACTTGGTTCTAACACTCCAATCAACATTGTTCGTGCAACTGTTGAAGGTTTGAAACAATTGAAACGCGCTGAAGAAGTTGCTGCCCTTCGTGGTATTTCAGTTTCTGATTTGGCATAA
- the rplE gene encoding 50S ribosomal protein L5, with the protein MANRLKEKYLNEVVPALTEQFNYSSVMAVPKVDKIVLNMGVGEAVSNAKSLEKAAEELALISGQKPLITKAKKSIAGFRLREGVAIGAKVTLRGERMYEFLDKLVSVSLPRVRDFHGVPTKSFDGRGNYTLGVKEQLIFPEINFDDVDKTRGLDIVIVTTANTDEESRALLTGLGMPFAK; encoded by the coding sequence ATGGCAAATCGTTTAAAAGAAAAATATCTTAATGAAGTAGTTCCTGCTTTGACAGAACAATTCAACTACTCATCAGTGATGGCTGTGCCTAAAGTAGATAAGATCGTTTTGAACATGGGTGTTGGTGAAGCTGTATCAAACGCTAAAAGCCTTGAAAAAGCTGCTGAAGAATTGGCACTTATCTCAGGTCAAAAACCACTTATCACTAAAGCTAAAAAATCAATCGCCGGCTTCCGTCTTCGTGAAGGTGTTGCGATCGGTGCAAAAGTTACCCTTCGTGGTGAACGTATGTACGAATTCTTGGATAAATTGGTTTCAGTTTCACTTCCACGTGTACGTGACTTCCACGGTGTTCCAACAAAATCATTTGATGGACGCGGAAACTACACACTTGGTGTGAAAGAACAATTGATTTTCCCAGAAATCAACTTCGATGACGTTGACAAAACTCGTGGTCTTGACATCGTTATCGTAACAACTGCTAACACTGACGAAGAGTCACGTGCATTGCTTACAGGCCTTGGAATGCCTTTTGCAAAATAA
- the rplF gene encoding 50S ribosomal protein L6: MSRIGNKVIVLPAGVEITNNDNVVTVKGPKGELTREFSKDIEIRVEGTEVTLHRPNDSKEMKTIHGTTRALLNNMVVGVSEGFKKELEMRGVGYRAQLQGSKLVLAVGKSHPDEVEAPEGITFELPNPTTIVVSGISKEVVGQTAAYVRSLRSPEPYKGKGIRYVGEFVRRKEGKTGK, from the coding sequence ATGTCACGTATTGGTAATAAAGTTATCGTGTTGCCTGCTGGTGTAGAAATCACTAACAATGACAACGTTGTAACTGTAAAAGGACCTAAAGGAGAACTTACTCGTGAGTTCTCAAAAGATATTGAAATCCGTGTGGAAGGTACTGAAGTAACTCTTCACCGTCCAAATGATTCAAAAGAAATGAAAACTATCCACGGAACTACTCGTGCCCTTTTGAACAACATGGTTGTTGGTGTATCAGAAGGATTCAAGAAAGAACTTGAAATGCGCGGGGTTGGTTACCGTGCACAACTTCAAGGATCTAAACTTGTTTTGGCTGTTGGTAAATCTCATCCAGACGAAGTTGAAGCTCCAGAAGGAATTACTTTTGAACTTCCAAACCCAACAACAATCGTTGTTAGCGGAATTTCAAAAGAAGTAGTTGGTCAAACAGCTGCTTACGTACGTAGCCTTCGTTCACCAGAACCATATAAAGGTAAAGGTATCCGTTACGTTGGTGAATTCGTTCGCCGTAAAGAAGGTAAAACAGGTAAATAA
- the rplV gene encoding 50S ribosomal protein L22 produces MAEITSAKAMARTVRVSPRKSRLVLDNIRGKSVADAIAILTFTPNKAAEIILKVLNSAVANAENNFGLDKANLVVSEAFANEGPTMKRFRPRAKGSASPINKRTAHITVAVAEK; encoded by the coding sequence ATGGCAGAAATTACTTCAGCTAAAGCAATGGCTCGTACAGTACGTGTTTCACCTCGTAAATCACGTCTTGTTCTTGATAACATCCGTGGTAAAAGCGTAGCCGATGCAATCGCAATCTTGACATTCACTCCAAACAAAGCTGCTGAAATCATCTTGAAAGTTTTGAACTCAGCTGTAGCTAACGCTGAAAACAACTTTGGTTTGGATAAAGCTAACTTGGTAGTATCTGAAGCATTCGCAAACGAAGGACCAACTATGAAACGTTTCCGTCCACGTGCGAAAGGTTCAGCTTCACCAATCAACAAACGTACAGCTCACATCACTGTAGCTGTTGCAGAAAAATAA
- the rpsS gene encoding 30S ribosomal protein S19, with the protein MGRSLKKGPFVDEHLMKKVEAQANDEKKKVIKTWSRRSTIFPSFIGYTIAVYDGRKHVPVYIQEDMVGHKLGEFAPTRTYKGHAADDKKTRRK; encoded by the coding sequence ATGGGACGCAGTCTTAAAAAAGGACCTTTCGTCGATGAGCATTTGATGAAAAAAGTTGAAGCTCAAGCTAACGACGAAAAGAAAAAAGTTATTAAAACTTGGTCACGTCGTTCAACGATCTTCCCAAGTTTCATTGGTTACACTATCGCAGTTTATGACGGACGTAAACACGTACCTGTTTACATCCAAGAAGACATGGTAGGTCACAAACTTGGTGAATTTGCACCAACTCGTACTTACAAAGGTCACGCTGCAGACGACAAGAAAACACGTAGAAAATAA
- the rpmC gene encoding 50S ribosomal protein L29, translating to MKLNEVKEFVKELRGLSQEELAKRENELKKELFELRFQAATGQLEQTARLKEVKKQIARIKTVQSEAK from the coding sequence ATGAAACTTAATGAAGTAAAAGAATTTGTTAAAGAACTTCGTGGTCTTTCTCAAGAAGAACTCGCGAAGCGCGAAAACGAATTGAAAAAAGAATTGTTTGAACTTCGTTTCCAAGCTGCTACTGGTCAATTGGAACAAACAGCTCGCTTGAAAGAAGTTAAAAAACAAATCGCTCGTATCAAAACAGTTCAATCTGAAGCGAAATAA
- the rplD gene encoding 50S ribosomal protein L4 has translation MANVTLFDQTGKQAGEVVLNDAIFGIEPNESVVFDVIISQRASLRQGTHAVKNRSAVSGGGRKPWRQKGTGRARQGSIRSPQWRGGGIVFGPTPRSYAYKLPQKVRRLALKSVYSEKVAENKFVAVDSLEFTAPKTAEFAKVLAALSIDSKVLVILEEGNEFAALSARNLPNVKVATATTASVLDIANSDKLLVTQAAISKIEEVLA, from the coding sequence ATGGCAAATGTAACATTATTCGACCAAACTGGTAAACAAGCGGGCGAAGTTGTTCTTAACGATGCAATCTTTGGTATCGAACCAAATGAATCTGTTGTGTTTGATGTGATCATCAGCCAACGTGCTAGCCTTCGTCAAGGAACTCACGCAGTTAAAAACCGCTCAGCTGTTTCAGGTGGCGGACGCAAACCATGGCGTCAAAAAGGAACTGGACGTGCTCGTCAAGGTTCTATCCGCTCTCCACAATGGCGTGGTGGTGGAATCGTCTTCGGACCAACTCCACGTAGCTATGCGTACAAACTTCCTCAAAAAGTTCGTCGCCTTGCGCTTAAATCTGTTTACTCAGAAAAAGTTGCTGAAAATAAATTTGTAGCCGTTGATTCTCTTGAATTTACAGCTCCAAAAACTGCTGAATTTGCAAAAGTTCTTGCAGCTTTGAGCATCGATTCTAAAGTCCTTGTTATTCTTGAAGAAGGAAACGAATTCGCAGCTCTCTCAGCTCGTAACCTTCCAAACGTGAAAGTTGCGACTGCTACAACTGCAAGTGTTCTTGACATCGCAAATAGTGACAAACTTCTTGTTACTCAAGCAGCTATCTCTAAAATCGAGGAGGTTCTTGCATAA
- the rplX gene encoding 50S ribosomal protein L24, which produces MFVKKGDKVRVIAGKDKGTEAVVLTALPKVNKVIVEGVNIVKKHQRPTNELPQGGIIEKEAAIHVSNVQVLDKNGVAGRVGYKFVDGKKVRYNKKSGEVLD; this is translated from the coding sequence ATGTTTGTAAAAAAAGGCGACAAAGTTCGCGTAATCGCTGGTAAAGATAAGGGAACAGAAGCTGTTGTCCTTACTGCCCTTCCAAAAGTAAACAAAGTTATCGTTGAAGGTGTTAACATCGTTAAGAAACACCAACGTCCAACTAACGAACTTCCTCAAGGTGGTATCATCGAGAAAGAAGCAGCTATCCACGTATCAAACGTTCAAGTTTTGGACAAAAATGGTGTAGCTGGTCGTGTTGGTTACAAATTTGTAGACGGTAAAAAAGTTCGCTACAACAAAAAATCAGGCGAAGTGCTTGATTAA
- the rplP gene encoding 50S ribosomal protein L16: protein MLVPKRVKHRREFRGKMRGEAKGGKEVAFGEYGLQATTSHWITNRQIEAARIAMTRYMKRGGKVWIKIFPHKSYTAKAIGVRMGSGKGAPEGWVAPVKRGKVMFEIAGVSEEIAREALRLASHKLPVKCKFVKREAE from the coding sequence ATGTTAGTACCTAAACGTGTTAAACACCGTCGTGAATTCCGTGGAAAAATGCGCGGTGAAGCAAAAGGTGGAAAAGAAGTAGCATTCGGTGAATACGGTCTTCAAGCTACAACTAGCCACTGGATCACTAACCGCCAAATCGAAGCTGCTCGTATCGCCATGACTCGTTACATGAAACGTGGTGGTAAAGTTTGGATTAAAATCTTCCCACACAAATCATACACTGCTAAAGCTATCGGTGTGCGTATGGGATCTGGTAAAGGGGCACCTGAAGGTTGGGTAGCACCAGTTAAACGTGGTAAAGTGATGTTCGAAATCGCTGGTGTATCTGAAGAGATCGCTCGCGAAGCGCTTCGTCTTGCTAGCCACAAATTGCCAGTTAAATGTAAATTCGTAAAACGTGAAGCAGAATAA
- the rplO gene encoding 50S ribosomal protein L15, with translation MKLHELKPAEGSRKVRNRVGRGTSSGNGKTSGRGQKGQKARSGGGVRLGFEGGQTPLFRRLPKRGFTNINAKEYAIVNLDQLNVFEDGAEVTPVVLIEAGIVKAEKSGIKILGNGELTKKLTVKAAKFSKSAEEAITAKGGSVEVI, from the coding sequence ATGAAACTTCATGAATTGAAACCTGCAGAAGGTTCTCGTAAAGTACGTAACCGCGTTGGTCGTGGTACTTCATCAGGTAACGGTAAAACATCTGGTCGTGGTCAAAAAGGTCAAAAAGCTCGTAGCGGTGGCGGAGTTCGCCTTGGTTTTGAAGGTGGACAAACTCCATTGTTCCGTCGTCTTCCAAAACGTGGATTCACTAACATCAACGCTAAAGAATACGCAATTGTGAACCTTGACCAATTGAACGTCTTTGAAGATGGTGCTGAAGTTACTCCAGTTGTTCTTATCGAAGCAGGAATTGTTAAAGCTGAAAAATCAGGTATTAAAATTCTTGGTAACGGTGAGTTGACTAAGAAATTGACTGTGAAAGCAGCTAAATTCTCTAAATCAGCTGAAGAAGCTATCACTGCTAAAGGTGGTTCAGTAGAAGTCATCTAA
- the rplB gene encoding 50S ribosomal protein L2, protein MGIRVYKPTTNGRRNMTSLDFAEITTSTPEKSLLVALKSKAGRNNNGRITVRHQGGGHKRFYRLVDFKRNKDNVEAVVKTIEYDPNRSANIALVHYTDGVKAYIIAPKGLEVGQRIVSGPEADIKVGNALPLANIPVGTLIHNIELKPGRGGELVRAAGASAQVLGSEGKYVLVRLQSGEVRMILGTCRATVGVVGNEQHGLVNLGKAGRSRWKGIRPTVRGSVMNPNDHPHGGGEGKAPVGRKAPSTPWGKPALGLKTRNKKAKSDKLIVRRRNEK, encoded by the coding sequence GTGGGAATTCGTGTTTATAAACCAACAACAAACGGTCGCCGTAATATGACTTCTTTGGATTTCGCTGAAATCACAACAAGCACTCCTGAAAAATCATTGCTTGTTGCATTGAAGAGCAAGGCTGGTCGTAACAACAACGGTCGTATCACAGTTCGTCACCAAGGTGGTGGACACAAACGTTTCTACCGTTTGGTTGACTTCAAACGTAACAAAGACAACGTTGAAGCAGTTGTTAAAACAATTGAGTACGATCCAAACCGTTCTGCAAACATCGCTCTTGTACACTACACTGACGGTGTGAAAGCGTACATCATCGCTCCAAAAGGTCTTGAAGTTGGTCAACGTATCGTTTCAGGTCCAGAAGCAGATATCAAAGTCGGAAACGCTCTTCCACTTGCTAACATTCCAGTTGGTACTTTGATCCACAACATCGAGTTGAAACCAGGTCGTGGTGGTGAATTGGTACGTGCTGCTGGAGCATCTGCTCAAGTATTGGGTTCTGAAGGTAAATACGTTCTTGTTCGTCTTCAATCAGGTGAAGTTCGTATGATTCTTGGAACTTGTCGTGCTACAGTTGGTGTTGTCGGAAACGAACAACATGGACTTGTAAACCTTGGTAAAGCAGGACGTAGCCGTTGGAAAGGTATCCGCCCAACAGTTCGTGGTTCTGTAATGAACCCTAACGATCACCCACACGGTGGTGGTGAAGGTAAAGCACCAGTTGGTCGTAAAGCACCATCTACTCCATGGGGCAAACCTGCTCTTGGTCTTAAAACTCGTAACAAGAAAGCGAAATCTGACAAACTTATCGTTCGTCGTCGCAACGAGAAATAA
- the rpsQ gene encoding 30S ribosomal protein S17 has product MERNNRKVLVGRVVSDKMDKTITVVVETKRNHPVYGKRINYSKKYKAHDENNVAKEGDIVRIMETRPLSATKRFRLVEVVEEAVII; this is encoded by the coding sequence ATGGAACGCAATAATCGTAAAGTTCTTGTTGGACGTGTTGTATCTGACAAAATGGACAAGACAATCACAGTTGTAGTTGAAACAAAACGTAACCACCCAGTCTATGGTAAACGTATTAACTACTCTAAAAAATACAAAGCTCATGATGAAAACAATGTTGCCAAAGAAGGCGATATCGTACGTATCATGGAAACTCGCCCGCTTTCAGCTACAAAACGTTTCCGTCTTGTAGAAGTTGTTGAAGAAGCGGTCATCATCTAA
- the rpsC gene encoding 30S ribosomal protein S3, translating into MGQKVHPIGMRVGIIRDWDAKWYAEKEYADYLHEDLAIRKFVQKELADAAVSTIEIERAVNKVNVSLHTAKPGMVIGKGGANVDALRAKLNKLTGKQVHINIIEIKQPDLDAHLVGEGIARQLEQRVAFRRAQKQAIQRAMRAGAKGIKTQVSGRLNGADIARAEGYSEGTVPLHTLRADIDYAWEEADTTYGKLGVKVWIYRGEVLPARKNTKGGK; encoded by the coding sequence GTGGGTCAAAAAGTACATCCAATTGGTATGCGTGTCGGCATCATCCGTGATTGGGATGCCAAATGGTATGCTGAAAAAGAATACGCGGATTACCTTCATGAAGATCTTGCAATCCGTAAATTCGTTCAAAAAGAACTTGCTGACGCAGCAGTTTCAACTATCGAAATCGAACGCGCAGTAAACAAAGTTAACGTTTCACTTCACACTGCTAAACCAGGTATGGTTATCGGTAAAGGTGGTGCTAACGTTGATGCACTCCGTGCGAAACTTAACAAATTGACTGGAAAACAAGTACACATCAACATCATCGAAATCAAACAACCTGATTTGGATGCTCACCTTGTAGGTGAAGGAATTGCTCGTCAATTGGAGCAACGTGTTGCTTTCCGTCGTGCACAAAAACAAGCAATCCAACGTGCAATGCGTGCTGGAGCTAAAGGAATCAAAACTCAAGTATCAGGTCGTTTGAACGGTGCAGATATCGCCCGTGCTGAAGGATACTCTGAAGGAACTGTTCCACTTCACACACTTCGTGCAGATATCGATTACGCTTGGGAAGAAGCAGATACTACATACGGTAAACTTGGTGTTAAAGTATGGATCTACCGTGGTGAAGTTCTTCCAGCTCGCAAAAACACTAAAGGAGGTAAATAA
- the rpsH gene encoding 30S ribosomal protein S8 yields the protein MVMTDPIADFLTRIRNANQAKHEVLEVPASNIKKGIAEILKREGFVKNVEIIEDDKQGIIRVFLKYGPNGEKVITNLKRVSKPGLRVYKKREDLPKVLNGLGIAILSTSEGLLTDKEARQKNVGGEVIAYVW from the coding sequence ATGGTTATGACTGACCCAATCGCAGACTTCCTAACTCGTATTCGTAATGCTAACCAAGCTAAACACGAAGTACTTGAAGTACCTGCATCAAACATCAAAAAAGGGATTGCTGAAATCCTTAAACGCGAAGGTTTTGTAAAAAACGTTGAAATCATCGAAGATGACAAACAAGGCATCATCCGTGTATTCCTTAAATACGGACCAAACGGTGAAAAAGTTATCACTAACTTGAAACGTGTTTCTAAACCAGGACTTCGTGTCTACAAAAAACGTGAAGACCTTCCAAAAGTTCTTAACGGACTTGGAATTGCTATCCTTTCAACTTCTGAAGGTTTGCTTACTGATAAAGAAGCACGCCAAAAGAATGTTGGTGGAGAAGTTATCGCTTACGTTTGGTAA
- the secY gene encoding preprotein translocase subunit SecY — protein MFFKLLREALKVKQVRSKILFTIFIVLVFRIGTSITVPGVNANSLNALSGLSFLNMLSLVSGNAMKNFSVFALGVSPYITASIVVQLLQMDILPKFVEWGKQGEVGRRKLNQATRYIALVLAFVQSIGITAGFNTLAGAQLLKTALTPQVFIMIGIILTAGSMIVTWLGEQITDKGYGNGVSMIIFAGIVASIPEMIQGIYVDYFVNVPSSRINSSIIFVIILIITVLLIIYFTTYVQQAEYKIPIQYTKVAQGAPSSSYLPLKVNPAGVIPVIFASSITAAPAAILQFLSATGHDWAWVRTAQEMLATTSPTGIAMYALLIILFTFFYTFVQINPEKAAENLQKSGAYIHGVRPGKGTEEYMSKLLRRLATVGSLFLGVISILPIVAKDVFGLSEAVAFGGTSLLIIISTGIEGIKQLEGYLLKRKYVGFMDRTE, from the coding sequence ATGTTTTTTAAATTATTAAGAGAAGCTCTTAAAGTCAAGCAGGTTCGATCAAAAATTTTATTCACAATTTTTATCGTTTTGGTCTTTCGTATCGGAACTAGCATTACAGTTCCTGGTGTGAATGCCAATAGCTTGAATGCTTTAAGTGGATTATCCTTCTTAAACATGTTGAGCTTGGTGTCAGGGAATGCCATGAAAAACTTCTCAGTTTTTGCTCTTGGTGTTAGCCCCTACATTACGGCCTCTATCGTTGTCCAACTCTTGCAAATGGATATTTTACCCAAATTTGTAGAGTGGGGTAAACAAGGGGAAGTAGGTCGAAGAAAATTAAATCAAGCTACTCGTTATATTGCTCTTGTTCTAGCCTTTGTGCAATCGATCGGGATTACAGCTGGTTTTAATACTTTGGCTGGAGCTCAATTGTTGAAAACAGCTCTTACTCCACAAGTCTTTATCATGATTGGTATCATCTTAACAGCTGGTAGTATGATTGTGACTTGGTTGGGAGAGCAAATTACAGATAAGGGATACGGAAATGGTGTTTCTATGATTATCTTTGCCGGGATTGTTGCCTCAATTCCAGAGATGATTCAGGGCATCTATGTGGACTACTTTGTGAACGTCCCAAGTAGCCGTATCAACTCATCCATCATTTTCGTAATCATTTTGATTATTACTGTATTGTTGATCATTTATTTTACAACTTATGTTCAACAAGCAGAATACAAAATTCCAATCCAATATACTAAGGTTGCACAAGGTGCTCCATCTAGCTCTTACCTTCCTTTGAAGGTAAACCCTGCTGGAGTTATCCCTGTTATCTTTGCAAGTTCGATTACTGCAGCGCCTGCGGCTATTCTTCAGTTTTTGAGTGCTACAGGTCATGATTGGGCTTGGGTAAGAACAGCACAAGAAATGCTGGCAACAACTTCACCAACTGGTATTGCCATGTATGCTTTATTGATTATTCTCTTTACATTCTTCTATACGTTTGTACAGATTAATCCTGAAAAAGCGGCAGAAAACTTACAAAAGAGCGGTGCTTATATCCATGGAGTTCGTCCTGGTAAAGGTACAGAAGAATATATGTCTAAACTTCTTCGTCGTCTTGCAACTGTTGGTTCTCTCTTCCTTGGTGTGATTTCTATTTTACCGATCGTAGCAAAAGATGTTTTCGGACTTTCAGAAGCAGTTGCTTTTGGAGGAACCAGTCTTTTGATCATTATCTCTACAGGTATTGAAGGAATCAAACAATTGGAAGGCTACCTATTGAAACGTAAGTATGTTGGTTTCATGGACAGAACAGAATAA
- a CDS encoding adenylate kinase — MNLLIMGLPGAGKGTQAAKIVEQFHVAHISTGDMFRAAMANQTEMGVLAKSYIDKGELVPDEVTNGIVKERLSQDDIKETGFLLDGYPRTIEQAHALDKTLAELGIELEGVINIEVNPDSLLERLSGRIIHRVTGETFHKVFNPPVDYKEEDYYQREDDKPETVKRRLDVNIAQGEPIIAHYRAKGLVHDIEGNQDINDVFSDIEKVLTNLK, encoded by the coding sequence ATGAATCTTTTGATTATGGGCTTACCTGGTGCAGGTAAGGGAACTCAAGCAGCAAAAATCGTAGAACAATTCCATGTTGCACATATCTCAACAGGTGATATGTTCCGTGCTGCTATGGCAAATCAAACTGAAATGGGTGTTCTTGCTAAGTCATACATTGACAAGGGTGAATTGGTTCCTGACGAAGTTACAAATGGGATCGTAAAAGAACGTCTTTCACAAGATGATATTAAAGAAACAGGATTCTTGTTGGATGGTTACCCACGTACAATTGAACAAGCTCATGCCTTGGACAAAACATTGGCTGAACTTGGCATTGAACTAGAAGGTGTTATCAACATCGAAGTGAATCCAGACAGCCTCTTGGAACGTTTGAGTGGCCGTATCATCCACCGCGTAACTGGAGAAACTTTCCACAAGGTCTTTAACCCACCAGTTGACTATAAAGAAGAAGATTACTACCAACGTGAAGATGATAAGCCTGAGACAGTCAAACGTCGTTTGGATGTGAATATTGCTCAAGGGGAACCAATCATTGCTCACTACCGTGCCAAAGGTTTGGTTCATGACATCGAAGGTAATCAAGATATCAATGATGTCTTCTCAGATATCGAAAAAGTATTGACAAATTTGAAATAA
- the rpmD gene encoding 50S ribosomal protein L30 — MAQIKITLTKSPIGRIPSQRKTVVALGLGKLNSSVIKEDNAAIRGMITAVSHLVTVEEVN, encoded by the coding sequence ATGGCTCAAATTAAAATTACTTTGACTAAGTCTCCAATCGGACGCATTCCATCACAACGTAAAACTGTTGTAGCACTTGGACTTGGCAAATTGAACAGCTCTGTTATTAAAGAAGATAACGCTGCTATCCGTGGTATGATCACTGCAGTATCTCACTTGGTAACAGTTGAAGAAGTAAACTAA
- the rplN gene encoding 50S ribosomal protein L14 produces the protein MIQTETRLKVADNSGAREILTIKVLGGSGRKFANIGDVIVASVKQATPGGAVKKGDVVKAVIVRTKSGARRADGSYIKFDENAAVIIREDKTPRGTRIFGPVARELREGGFMKIVSLAPEVL, from the coding sequence ATGATTCAAACAGAAACTCGTTTGAAAGTCGCAGACAACAGCGGTGCTCGCGAAATCTTGACTATCAAAGTTCTTGGTGGTTCAGGACGTAAATTTGCAAACATCGGTGATGTTATCGTGGCATCTGTAAAACAAGCTACTCCTGGTGGTGCGGTTAAAAAAGGTGACGTTGTTAAAGCAGTTATCGTTCGTACTAAATCAGGTGCTCGTCGTGCTGATGGTTCATACATCAAATTTGACGAAAACGCAGCAGTTATCATCCGTGAAGACAAAACTCCTCGCGGAACACGTATCTTTGGCCCAGTTGCACGTGAATTGCGTGAAGGTGGCTTCATGAAGATCGTGTCACTTGCTCCAGAAGTACTTTAA
- a CDS encoding type Z 30S ribosomal protein S14 produces the protein MAKKSMIAKNKRPAKFSTQAYTRCEKCGRPHSVYRKFKLCRVCFRELAYKGQIPGVTKASW, from the coding sequence ATGGCTAAAAAATCAATGATTGCTAAGAACAAACGTCCAGCGAAGTTCTCTACTCAAGCTTATACTCGTTGTGAAAAATGTGGTCGTCCACATTCAGTTTACCGCAAATTTAAACTTTGCCGTGTTTGCTTCCGTGAATTAGCTTACAAAGGACAAATCCCAGGCGTTACCAAAGCATCTTGGTAA
- the rplR gene encoding 50S ribosomal protein L18 — protein sequence MISKPDKNKLRQKRHRRVRGKLSGTADRPRLNVFRSNTGIYAQVIDDVAGVTLASASTLDKEVSKGTKTEQAVAVGKLVAERANAKGISEVVFDRGGYLYHGRVKALADAARENGLKF from the coding sequence GTGATTTCAAAACCAGATAAAAACAAACTCCGCCAAAAACGCCACCGTCGCGTTCGCGGAAAACTCTCTGGAACTGCTGATCGCCCACGTTTGAACGTATTCCGTTCTAATACAGGCATCTACGCTCAAGTGATTGATGACGTAGCGGGTGTAACGCTCGCAAGTGCTTCAACTCTTGACAAAGAAGTTTCAAAAGGAACTAAAACTGAACAAGCCGTTGCTGTCGGTAAACTCGTTGCAGAACGTGCAAACGCTAAAGGTATTTCAGAAGTGGTGTTCGACCGCGGTGGATATCTATATCACGGACGTGTGAAAGCTTTGGCTGATGCAGCTCGTGAAAACGGATTGAAATTCTAA
- a CDS encoding 50S ribosomal protein L23 — protein sequence MNLYDVIKKPVITESSMAQLEAGKYVFEVDTRAHKLLIKQAVEAAFEGVKVANVNTINVKPKAKRVGRYTGFTNKTKKAIITLTADSKAIELFAAEAE from the coding sequence ATGAATTTGTATGATGTTATCAAAAAACCTGTAATCACTGAAAGCTCAATGGCTCAACTTGAAGCAGGAAAATATGTATTTGAAGTTGACACTCGTGCACACAAACTTTTGATTAAGCAAGCTGTTGAAGCTGCTTTCGAAGGTGTTAAAGTTGCAAATGTTAACACAATCAACGTAAAACCAAAAGCTAAACGTGTTGGACGTTACACTGGTTTTACTAACAAAACTAAAAAAGCTATCATCACACTTACAGCTGATTCAAAAGCAATCGAGTTGTTTGCTGCTGAAGCTGAATAA